ACTCCTAGCGGGGctcaggttggccctcgagatgcaggtgggcgccatacacgtcctcaccgactcgcagctggtaGCCGAGCACCTCAGCGACGGGTACAAGGCTCAGGACCCAATCATGGCAAAGTACATGGCACAGGTAAAACACCTGACCACCAAATTCTCTCACTTTACATTGTCTAATGTCCCAAGGGGCGAGAACGAGCGAGCCGACGCACTGGCCAAGTTGGTGTCGAGGTCGGCTCTTGAAGCCCGGCCCGAGGTCGACGAGCTGCCTTCTCGAGCAATCGAAATCGCTGCTGCGACCTATGACGATGCGCAGTTCACATGGGTGCAAGAGATactacgcttcaagcgggatgggATTCTTCCTCCCGACGAGGCTACCGCTCGGCGCTTGCACCGTACGCAGGCGTGGTACTCTGAGATGGGTGGACGACTCTATAAGCGGTCCTTCTCACACCCTCTCCTACGGTGCTTGGAGCCCGAGGAGGCTCGGTCGGTTTTGGCCGAGGTCCACGAAGGGATTTGTGAAGAACACATCGGTGGGCCTCGGAAGCTCCTCGCGCTTCGGTGCGTGCCTCCTTCAGTCCCTTGGTCAACGTGGCCACTTCCTCCTTCGCCTGACGAACCTCGGCGCAAGCCCCCTTTAGATTTGCCTAAAGTTCTTTATTTAACTCCTCAGCCGCCTTGAGCTCTGTTACGGcaggtaacttttttagccgttacCTCGGGGTTGGCACGGCTGGTTCGAGGGTCCGAGCGGCCAGGATCAGGTGAAGCTCCTCTCGGGATCCCCGGGGTGACCGGTTACGGGGAATCGGGCGGAAGTGCTCCGCGTCGCCGGGTCGGGTCGGcttcggtcgagtacctgcacactggtcgggtcggtgattcggcccgacccctccgacgatcaagttagaaatGAAGAGGGGAGTCTTAGATGGAATCGTGTGTTTTTCCGCTTACCCTGCCTGCTTGGAgcccgagggtatttataggtgagctCGATGTTACCTGACGCGCCATCCTGTCGGGGCAGGGTCGTACACATGATCGCATCCGTTGCCGTTGTGGGCATTGCGCGGTAAGGCCGAGTCGCCGTAGGGTATGGCAAGCCTTggtcgacgccttcccctgccCTGTCCGGTCGTGCGGGGTCAGCATGATGAGGTCGTGCGGGTATGGTCGGTGAGGGTGCGCGTTACGCTAGTATTAATTCTCGTCTCTTGGCGCGGTGTGCCGTTTGGGGGTGGCTGATATGGGGCggtgttacgtcaaatccggtgcgTCATGTCTtatttgtttttacccctatcatactcCCCCCCCcggaaggagctatgcgtcggttttcgcATGTAGGGGGGCCCGAGGCATGGCTCCTGTCTCCTGGTGACTTGGCCACGCGAGTCTAAGAAGTGAGTCGTCGACGGGTCGGTCGGACGGGGCCGAACTTGATGATCATAGGGCCGACAAGGGCCGAGTATCACGATGCGATCGGGTTACCGtgctggcgtggtctcgggaggcgcgcaaccgagggccgaggagcacggcgcaggcgtggtctcgggaggcgcgcagccgagggccgaggagcactacGCACgtgggttaccgcgcaggcgtggtctcgggaggcgtgcagccgaggaccgaggagcacgacgcaggcgggttaccgcgcaggcgtggtctcaggAGGCGTGCAACCGAGGGCCCTGCTTTTGATTTTTGGCGGCGGTGGGGGTTGAAAAGTTACCGCATTTAATTCCACCCTCAAAAAGGGCGAGTTGGCTCGTCGTTGAGGTCGAGGCGTCCGGTTGCTGCCGCTTCAGTGGGGTCGCCACGTCCTACCTTCATTAAGGCGGAGGGCCTTTGGGTGTCTTCCGATGCGACGCGACGGCTAGGTGCGTGCGTGGGTGAGCTGTTGTCCGCTCTTGGGAGGCGAAGGGACCTTGATTCTGGCGGGACATCACCCTTAAATAGCGGACCCCGAAGCTTGTCTCTATCTTCCGCTGCAGCGTTTCCTCCTTCGAGTTCTGCCGTTGCCTCCCCGACTCTCTTCCCGGTCTCCTGCGTAGTTTTTTCCTCCTCCTAAGGTCAGTTGAGATGtcgtcctcttctcctccttcgtccctttcatcttcttcttcttcttcctctccatccCCTTCTCCTCCCCCTATCCTCGGGGCTGGAGAGGGGAACCCTGCTTCGTCCCCCGTTGAGTCTTCTGACGGAGAAGTAGCACGAGCCCTCGAAGCTTtgatgtggccacacgacctGGACTCCGTCGTGAGCGGGTCTTTGCTGGAAGGACTCTGGGATTGTTATCATATCCCGGAGGACTATATCCTCTGTGCCCCCGAGCCGGGGCAACGGGCGTACGATCCCGTCCCGAAGGGCTTCGCCCTATCTCTTGACTCCCTGGAAGCGGGCTTGCGCTTTCCTCTCCATCCACTCATCGTATCTTGCCTGTCCTTTTGGCGCATCTCGCCGTCTCAGGTGACGCCGAACTCTTGGCGTTACCTAGTGGCATTCCTAGGGGAATGTCATTATGCCGACATCGCCCCTACCCTCGATCTCTTTCTCTCTTATTAACGTCTTTGCAAGAGCTTGGGGGGCTACTTCCTGTCGGCCCGAATGGGCTTTCGCGTCGGGGGTGCCCCTTCCAAcaacaagggatggaaggggaggtttttctaTATTAGCCGTGAGCAGGACGGGGGCTTCGGGGTCCGATGGTCCGCGCGGGCGATCGATAACACCACCCTTTGTTTGGGCGATGCGGAGCGCCAAGCTCTGAGGAGGCTGAGAGAGATCCTCCCTAAGTCGCAGGCCATCCGGACCATGACCGAACAGTGGCTAGTCGAGGCGGGCCTTAGCCCGGTGCC
The window above is part of the Musa acuminata AAA Group cultivar baxijiao chromosome BXJ2-6, Cavendish_Baxijiao_AAA, whole genome shotgun sequence genome. Proteins encoded here:
- the LOC135613841 gene encoding uncharacterized protein LOC135613841; amino-acid sequence: MQWLNGRLATLSRFLSRSGDCCLPFFRALKNPKNFQWTVECEEAFEQVKQHLANLPRLASVSSGDKLSIYLAASRHAAHIVEVITDQPLRLILSKFDVASCLLKWAVELGEFDIRYVPRTTIKAQSVADFISELTQSEDEDPEQPSEGWVLHMDGSANSKGAGAGLVLLAPNGRSFEHSLRFVFQATNNEAEYEALLAGLRLALEMQVGAIHVLTDSQLVAEHLSDGYKAQDPIMAKYMAQVKHLTTKFSHFTLSNVPRGENERADALAKLVSRSALEARPEVDELPSRAIEIAAATYDDAQFTWVQEILRFKRDGILPPDEATARRLHRTQAWYSEMGGRLYKRSFSHPLLRCLEPEEARSVLAEVHEGICEEHIGGPRKLLALRCVPPSVPWSTWPLPPSPDEPRRKPPLDLPKVLYLTPQPP